The following DNA comes from Nicotiana sylvestris chromosome 10, ASM39365v2, whole genome shotgun sequence.
TTAAACCGTTGCAGTTGAAATGCATACTCGTTGCTTCAGACAGAGGGAAAACCGTTGCGATAGTTGGCCATATAGCAACGGTGTTGTCAACCGTCGCAAGAACTATTGCTCTAGATCTATTAGCACGTGAGCGGATGAAACGGTCGCTAAACCGTTCTAATACATCTATGACAACAGTTTACCTATCATTTGTAACGGTTTTCCCGCGATTTCCATAAGCCTATTTTCCAGTAGTGATAGAACGATGTAGACCCAATTTTAGAAATTGCATGACCATCTGAATTACTACACTCATTCGAAGATCTTGGATTTCATACCATCTGAAACTTGGTTCCCTTAGTTTTCAATTTGGCTGAGGGTGGGGGAACGGCTTagatgagagagagagagggtagaGAAGAAGTGAAAAGGTAAAAATGACAATGGTTGAATATGTTTCGGGGTGGTAGTAAGACTGTGCGAGTGAATTTTtttccccatatatatatacacacacaaatgCTATTACTCATGGTGTATTTTCACTCATGAAATACCAATGGAATGTCGATTCTTTTGAATAGAATCACGCAAATCATTTTAGTTATAAACATACTTATAATTATTTATCATTTAGTAATGATAAAGTGGATACATAGATAATCAAGCAAAGCAGCAGATTGCTTAGTACATTACTTATTTAGGTAGTAGTTCTTTATGCTACATATATAGCCAAAGCGACTACCAAAACACACACATACTTTCACCATACAGGATAGCATCAAATTTATCGTAAATTTATTCCTCCAAATCCTTAAGAGCCCAGTTGAACTTCTGGCTCTGGCTGTACTGACTAGGGTGGCTGCCACCATAACCATGGCCATGATAATTGGTCAACCCCATGCCCATGGCTGGCGACATATGGGTAGATTGTTGCATTCCACTGCCATAGCCACCATCACTATGGACCATATTGGTGCTGCTTGAAAAGTTGGCGGAGTGATGGGGCATATGCGCCCCATGATGTCCATGACTACCATACTGTCCGCCATGGCCATGGCCATGACCGCCATAGGGTCCGCCATGGTGTTGGCCACCATGACCCATCATCATGTGATTGTGAGTGGACTGATCATATGGCAAGGTCGAATAGCCCGAAGGCCTTGTCATTTGCATAGAGCCGCCATGGCTGCTGTCGGAATAGTAGTTTTGTTCGTGAGCGTAGGATTGGTGCTTGTTCAACCCAAGTTGAGTTTGGAGAACCATCTTGAATATTGATGCTACTCCTAAAGATGTGAAGTTTTGAGTTTTTGCTTGGTGAGAATGTGATCTTGACTGAGC
Coding sequences within:
- the LOC104214290 gene encoding uncharacterized protein, with product MVLQTQLGLNKHQSYAHEQNYYSDSSHGGSMQMTRPSGYSTLPYDQSTHNHMMMGHGGQHHGGPYGGHGHGHGGQYGSHGHHGAHMPHHSANFSSSTNMVHSDGGYGSGMQQSTHMSPAMGMGLTNYHGHGYGGSHPSQYSQSQKFNWALKDLEE